Below is a window of Humulus lupulus chromosome 2, drHumLupu1.1, whole genome shotgun sequence DNA.
aaaattagaaacattagaaacaagaaaacaatactatttacttacataatcttgttgagctgcccattgacaaaagattttgtcgattttttcatatgagcatccctccaagtatcaacaacatgcgcatctgggttctcctatacaaatgtaaaaaaaatgtttcagaatgtgttattttataaaattaaattaacatcttcacttacatattggtgacgcttagctgccaacgactttgtgccttgtgttgttacatacttaatttgttttctgtttacttgatttttagcggaacgagccaaaaatctttcgctcaaaaacatttcacaaatattttgccaagcctccttagtgcaatggtcaggtggcttagagaggacattctccaaatcatctggtccagcataatgaattttgaagtgtctatgtctattgttctttctctcgcgatatctttcgCTCATCTCCTTGTTGACAGTTTCCGGAACTGACTCACGTTGTGtatgaccgtctatattatagtaatactgcattaagaaaaaaaaattagataactttgtaaataatggaaataaataatgaaaagtacaagatttgtaatttttttaccctcatacgatcaagcacttgatccttaaactgttaaggtacatcagcaaaatccaaataatgtcccggacacaaaatggtaactagagtgcccaacatgcgaataaaagcttgatcctcctgcctaaccactttgttggtcacaggatcaagctctagatccaatggtttcccagcttttttccttcgttcttcaagaacattattactaggaaggccacgaccttttcttctcgtcggcggggctttaaaatttattaacaataatcagtattagtattgatgttatatttatctaacaatataatttctaaaaataaatttcatatgcaatatttaacctgactcgcaagacactacaacaaaaataagttttaggggcgacgcatgtcgcccctaatatgtATCAGGAGCGACTTGTCGCTCCTGATTAGTCGCCCGTGGAAAAATGTCCTTGAAGGGTACATTAGAGGCGACTATAGGGTCGCCCCTGATATTCAAATATTAGGAGGGGCGAATTTGtcgatatgtcgcccctaatactctATTAGTCGCCCttaatacttaattattaggggcgacgtgtcgccccAAATGGTTCCACGTGGTATATTACTAGGGGCGAcattgtcgcccctaataattaagcattaggggcgacacgtcgcccctaatactatacTCAGTCGCCCCAAATAATCGAACGTAACATATTATCAGGGGCGacaatgtcgcccctaatacttctttatttatataaaaataataaaattaattaattaaatagtatTAGGGGAGAtaagtcgcccctaatactatatTCTGTCGCCCCAAACAGTTGCACGTGGCATATTATCAGGGGCGAAAATGTAGCCCCTAATACtactttatttataaaaaaaataataaaattaattaattaaatacaattttaaataattatttatcgaaataattatttaaaatttaattaattgaaaacaaatatattaaaaataaaaatattatattaaatatttaaattagtatattaaaataacaattgtatatattcataatatattaacataacaaatattcatattgttcataaaatttaacaataattaataaaaatataaacttaGTCTCCTAAATCAGTTGCCTCGTCCTCCTCCCTATTGTCTTCTTGTTGTGGTTGTTGCGGTGGCTGTGGTTGTGATTGCTGCGGTGGCGGCATCGGCCAAGGATATTGGGAAGGTAATGTGGACGATCcagctccatacatgtagggatacgaTGGCTGGGAGGACGGTGGAATCGGACACGGATAAGGTGTTGCTCCGTACATATATGGAGGTAGCATATGATAAGACGGCGCTGCCCCGTACATAGAAGGATGAGttggagctggaggttgagaagacgaAGCCCTAGAAGTATTGTCACTATCAGGCACATGCGGTATCTGAACGTTTGGTGGACGAAATGAAGGTACAAAAAATTGAGTTAAGAAATTAACTTGATCAGTCAATTTCTGTAAATTATTCTCCAGattttctatatattctcttgaatgatgaggaggaacttgagACTCGCTGAAATGAGAGTGTTGGGTAGATGATGACCTCGACCCCGACCTCGACCCCGACCCCTTCAATTTGCGGCCTACTCCTCGCTCATGTCCACGCCTTTGGCCTAATACTTTTTGTAGCACCTCCACCTGATCAACTGATGACAGActatcattattagaagcatcagtggatgtttgctgagttcgtaactcaaaatcagccttcagtttttcctgttttcaaaaaatgttagacactaacattaaatataactctatttatattaaaaaatataattcaaacttacataatcttggcgaGCATCATCGTTCACGAAATCATTTTTTGATTTCTTCCAATGATAATCCTTCCATGACTCAATGAGGTCCGGGTTCgtctaaaaaatataacccaaatgttagagaacatataatttaaaataacataattttgataatattttatcttttacttACTTTTTCAAAACGGACGGCTGCCAGCGATTTTGTACCCTGTGTTGTAGAATACTTTTGTTTCTTCCGATTTTCCTTATTCTTTATGGAGCGCGCAATAAATTGTGgacttgtaaataactgacaAATCTGCTTCCACTCCTCCTTGTTAACATCATTGGTTGGGTTGTTTAGAACCTTATCCCAATCCTCCGGtccattgtagtatttctcaaagTGTTCGTGTCTTAGTGTTTTCCTATTACGGTATCGGTCTTTCATCTCTCGATCGATACCATTTAAACACTTTAAGAAATCCTCGCGGCCCGCTATTTGATAATAATACtaaattgaaaattaaacatattaataatatatgtactatattaaagacaaattttaaaaaaatatatttaatactatTTTTACCTGAATTATGGCAAGGACCTGATCCTTGTATTGTTGAGGCACTAATTCCCATGAACCGTAATGTCCGGGAACTTTCGTTTTAATTTGGGTTCCCACAAGGCGGACAAAAGCAGCGTGCTCGCCCCCAACAACCTTGTATGATCGTGGGCAAAACGTTACTTCCAGTGGTTTTCCATTTTTACGCCGCCTCTCTTCTAGATCTTTTCCAATAGCTGCGCCACGACCCTTTCTCTTAGTTGGGAttcctgtatttttttttattaataatacatagaatattagtatatacatgataaacatatgtgtaaataaaataacaaaaaaattacctgAGTCGCATGTagtcgggatcctagtaggatccGGTGGAGGATCACCGCCAGCGTCTCCACCATGAGCTCTAGCCACATCTGCTGACATCTACTAACACGACAGTAATTTAACCTATATTttgatatttaattattatttataattaatttattgagtattatttcaattgattaggtaatttgaaacatgctatttggaaacgaactttttatttctcaatatgtataatacATTGAACACTAGATACAAAACTAAGTATAATAGTCACTATCCTCACTAATTACATCAACATCTATCGGGCACACATCATCAGtattatcatcactaaggtcgacaattaattcatcctcatcttctgcttcttctacACTGTCTGCCATATCATCTTCATTGTCATTAATAAATCCATCATCTTCTTGAACAACTAAAGAAGGTCGATGGGCCGTGTTGACTTGAGTCGATGGTACATCAGATTGCTGAACAACCAACTCTCTGAGATCCACAGTCAAAACAAAATTCGATGAGttggtgtcatgtacaacatcaacatcagcaATCATATCTGAAGCATCTGGAAAGTCCCAAACTTGCCGATGATTCACTTCTTGGACAACTTTCCAATCTCGTCCTCTAACGAGATCATTGATGTAgaatacttgttttgcttgactagctagtatgaacggttcatctttataccattcaccgctaacattgatactagtaatattatttacaatgatggttttcttttttttcggatctgtattgaaccatttacatcgaaataATACCACTAAATAAGAACCAGTAAAAGACAGCtggagtatttcttcaagttgcccgtaatagttaaaaccttctgttccagcaacacacactccactattttgtgtaattCGATTCTGATCTCGATTGTATGAGACAAATCGAACTCcgttcactatacatgcttggtAGGAGTAAGCCAatagatctgacccagatgctaaagctagtaattcatgagcatgctctaatgacccaagttggtgcaagtcatatatgtaataataaagaaatatattagaatgagaatgtaatttgtagtatgcaatttgctaagtacaagttaccttcttatgaaaccatgaacGAAACTCTTTCTTATGTATCAATTTATGATTGGCAGCCATATCTCTTTGTTGCACCTCAGTTAGGTGTTccctgttaattaattaacaatgtcaatattgttaattaaggagtagattgaacaaagaataaaatgaatattaattatgtacttactctaaatacacttcagtttctggagaattatccaatatgaaccactcagctttaTTCCGAGTATTTTCATCGAGGGGCACGGGAATTCCCTTACTAagaggacgacattgagattcaaaCACTGTGAGGTGTCGATTCACATACGGTGCATCTTCGTTACGATCAGGctgattaaattttgtttccacacctttgaaatacattgaacaaaatgtcaaagcctcatctgcaacatatccttctgctatagatccttcaggacgagctttattcctgacatagttttttaattttttcatgtatctttcaaaaggatacatccacctcataaatacaggTCCTCCCAATATTGCTTCATCAGGCAAGTGCAAATCCAAATGGATCATTATGTCAAAGAATGCTGGagggaaaatcaactccatcttgcataaaataacaatcaagtcatccttagctttctCCATATCAGAAACGTTCAGTGTCCTAGAGCACAATTGTTTGAAAAAATTACACAATTCAGTGATGGTAGTGGATATAGATTCTGGCAAAAACTTGCGAACACCTAGTGCAactaatcgttgcattatcacatgacaatcatgggacttcaacccaacaatgtttgagtCATTGTCTGTGACTTTTTTCTTTAGATTAGAACAAAAACCATCGGGAAACTTCACTCCTTTCAAAAATTGACAGAAATCTCGCCTATGTTCAAAAGTGAACACGTATGGAGCATGTGGTTTCATTAACCTTTTATTGGCATCCTCGTAAATCAACAACGATTTCCTAACCCCCATATTCTTTAAATCATGTCTTgtgttagtggtgtccttagatttatcattatctaacaaagtcccaaggatgctgtcgcacacattcttctcaacatgcatcacatctaggttGTGTTTTAACTGATTTGAACTCCAGTAATCAAGTTCatagaaaatactttttttcctccaattactttcCCCTGCACCTCGCTTGCGCTTCACCCCCCCAAATCTGTCATGTTTACCAGACACTTGAAGCggtaaagcattgacttgatcTAAAACTTGTTGACAAGTAAACTGTTGTGGAGGATTTCTTTTCTCAACTTTGCCATCAAATTCCTTGTCCCTTCTATACTTATGATTACTCCTCAAGAATCGCCTATGACCAACATAcgatgtcttaccaatcactcgaATGGAAGTGGTGTCTTCATTGCACGTTGGACATGCTTTATACCCTTGCCCGCTCCAACCAGACAAGCTACTACGAGCAGGGAAATCGTTAATTGTCCACAGAAGGGCTGCACGCATCTTGAACAATTCATTCTTTGTGCCATCTCTTGTGTCGACCCCGTTAATCCACAATTGttttaactcatccaccaagggtcttagaaatacatccatgtctttacccggtgattttggcccaggaataagcagagttagcataaaatactcttccttcatgcatagccaaggggggagattgtagttcgtcaaaatcacaggccacatgctgtatgataAGCTCATGTTGCCAAAAGGATTAAACCCATCAGCAGCCAAGCCTAGACGAACATTTCTAGGATCTTTTGCAAAATCAGGATGGGTGGCATCAAAGTCTTTCCATGTAGACCCGTCAACCGGATGACGCATCACCCCATCTTCTATTGATCTCCTAGTATGATGCCATAACATGTCATTAGCTGTATGTCTTGAACTGTACATTCGCTTTAATCTGGGAGTCAAcagaaagtaacgcatcaccttgtgtggaacctttttccccttcttcttttcattgacccatcggctactcccacacacatgacatgaatctttgcttgcatgctcattataaaataaggaACAATCATATTTACACACATGGATTGATTGATATCCCATCCCTAACTTACTCAGCTTCTTTTTCGCCTCATAGTGTGTTGggggaattttattatctttcggaaATGAAAATTTTAGTAACTTCAACAACTCATCGAAAGAGTTATTTGGCcacttccctctaactttcaaatgcatcaactttgccaaaaagtttaaggatgatatccaatcacaacccggatacaactcagcttcaatctcgtcgaacaactcgtcataatactaTCCCATTCGACTACCAGACACACCATCTGCTTCCTCTGCATTTGTCGGTAAGAGGAAATCATCAACGACGTCAACCATCTCGTCTACATCTTCATTCTCCTCAACTACCTCATTGGCGACACTAGCTTCCACTTCACCGTGGTAAACCCACTTTTGATAACTCTGTTGAAAACCCTTGTCAAATACATGAGCCTCCACTGTATCTATAGTTTGTAGTTTAACATTCAGGCACCTCACACACGGGCATAAAATTC
It encodes the following:
- the LOC133814015 gene encoding uncharacterized protein LOC133814015, which translates into the protein MIADVDVVHDTNSSNFVLTVDLRELVVQQSDVPSTQVNTAHRPSLVVQEDDGFINDNEDDMADSMSADVARAHGGDAGGDPPPDPTRIPTTCDSGIPTKRKGRGAAIGKDLEERRRKNGKPLEVTFCPRSYKVVGGEHAAFVRLVGTQIKTKVPGHYGSWELVPQQYKDQVLAIIQYYYQIAGREDFLKCLNGIDREMKDRYRNRKTLRHEHFEKYYNGPEDWDKVLNNPTNDVNKEEWKQICQLFTSPQFIARSIKNKENRKKQKYSTTQGTKSLAAVRFEKTNPDLIESWKDYHWKKSKNDFVNDDARQDYEKLKADFELRTQQTSTDASNNDSLSSVDQVEVLQKVLGQRRGHERGVGRKLKGSGSRSGSRSSSTQHSHFSESQVPPHHSREYIENLENNLQKLTDQVNFLTQFFVPSFRPPNVQIPHVPDSDNTSRASSSQPPAPTHPSMYGAAPSYHMLPPYMYGATPYPCPIPPSSQPSYPYMYGAGSSTLPSQYPWPMPPPQQSQPQPPQQPQQEDNREEDEATDLGD
- the LOC133815893 gene encoding uncharacterized protein LOC133815893 — its product is MEKAKDDLIVILCKMELIFPPAFFDIMIHLDLHLPDEAILGGPVFMRWMYPFERYMKKLKNYVRNKARPEGSIAEGYVADEALTFCSMYFKGVETKFNQPDRNEDAPYVNRHLTVFESQCRPLSKGIPVPLDENTRNKAEWFILDNSPETEVYLEEHLTEVQQRDMAANHKLIHKKEFRSWFHKKVTCT